The Mangrovimonas cancribranchiae nucleotide sequence TGCCAATAGAGCTTATGGTGGACGTTTGACTTCAAAGGTAATGGAAGAATTTACAGAAATCGTTTCAAAAGCATTCAATCAAACAATTAGTGAAAAAGTAAACGACAGACTAAACTCGGCTTTAAACAAAGAACAGGAAAAACAACAAGCCGAAGAAGAAATTGTGGAAGAACCCAAAAGCAAAGTAGAAACTACCGAAGAAGAAATGGAAGCCTATCAAATAGTTGTTGCTATTCTTCGCAGAAAAATTGGAAAAGAAAGAATTGTTCACCGAGACACACAATCTTATTTTGGGATTTTATTGGACGACAATAATAGAAAACCAATTTGCCGACTTCACTTAAACGGTGGAACAAAATATATAAGCCTTTTTGACCAAGACAAAAACGAAAGTCGGGAAAAAATAGAAACTGTGGACGACATCTACAATTTCGAAAAACAACTTTTAGAAACAATTAATTATTACGATAACGAATAAAAAAACTGTGGGCAACAATGGCTATAAACAATTGGGGCGAAAGTGATAAAACGAAACTATAAACATAGAAACAAAGGTCGGTGCTAAACAGAAAAGTTAGGGCGTAAAACCCCCAACTGTTCATAGCCGAGACCGTTACCACACATTTGACAAAACAATGATGAAAAATATTTTACTTATTTGCTTATTAGCATTTAGCTTTAACTCTTTTGGACAAAATAGCTACCGAATTGAAAACCAAATTTGGAATTACATTAAACCATCTGAATATATTTCGAGAGTTGACAACTTTGAAAAAGACAGAAAAACAGGAGAAGAATATGTAAAAAAACAAAATGACGGAACTACGCTTTCGACTGATGACAAGATTCTTTTCTCGATAGCTAAATCGGATTCCACACAAATAAATATTGTTTTAGCGAGTTACAAAGGAAATGGAAATATTGAAAGGTTTACTTTAAAAGGCTATGCTGAAAAACTCGGCGAATATTTCAAAGTAAATCCGAAAAATGATGACCCGAAAATAATTGTGAATGTAAGTGTTAGTGAAGTAGTTATTGACCAAACGAAATTTTATTTAATAAGTAAAACTACTAATTACACAGAACAGAATTACTCATATACATCTGACTATTATGTTAGTGAAATTCAAGGAAAGGAATTCTCAATTGCAGCAGTTTATGACAATGAAACTGACAAACAGAAAATTGAAAAATCTATATTGGAATCAACATTTGAATAAAAACGTGTGGTAACAATGTATAACCGCAATTACGGCGGATTCGACTACGTCCGAATCCACTCGGAATTGCTAACGTCAGTTCTTAACCGAAAATTATTAACTTTAATCCCGTAACTGACGGTTATACAAGACCGTTGTAGCACATTTAAGAAAACCCAATGGCAATAAACCAATTTCTAACATTTGTACTTCCAAAAAAGCCGATTGAAGAAAAATATGGCGGAATACCAAAACAACTCGAAATTAAGCACGCTGAATGGGAAAAGTATTGGGAAAACTACGATATGGAATTGAACGATACGCCAGAACCTGAATTTAAAGATGCGATTTCAACAAAATGGTGGAAAGGAATTGAAATTGATATTGTGGAACTGAGAAAAGACATTGACAAAATAATCACTCGTGCGGAATGGAATGGCGGAACAAGTTGGAAAACAGAAAAAGCGGAATTTGACCACGATTTAAGCATAGATTTTAACGACAAAGAAAATTACATTGAGGATTTTCGATTTCGGACTGACTTAACCGACTCAACTCTGAATTTTATAAAATCAATATTGGATTTATGCGACAGAAACGAATGGATTTTAATGGACGACAAAGGGAATTTGTGCGAACCGAAAATTCAAAATTTAGCGGAATTAGTTAAAGATTCAGACGCGGACAGATTTTTAAGAAATCCGACTGAATTCATTGAAAATATAAAATAAAAAAACGTGCTACAACAATGTATAACCGCAATTACGGCGGATTCGACTACGTCCGAATCCACTCGGAATTGCTAACGTCTGTGCCAAACCGAAAATTAACGCTTATTAACCCGTAACTGACGGTTATACGAGACCGTTGCCATTAATTTAAAACCACAGTCCTGAAATCAATATTTGCCATATCATTAAGTCTGACTTACCTAATCTTTAATCTGAATAGTGAAATAAAAACGACTGAAATACAAAACACGCGCTTGACTGAAAAAAAAGATTGCGGAATTGAAAACGTAACTCTGAAAACTGAACGAATTGAAAAGAAGCGTAAGTTTTTATTTTGGACTTTAAGACATAAAAAAGTAATTGTGACTGACCGAATTATTGACCAAAATGGGAATCAGGTTTTTGAGAAAAAATCAGTTTTTATAAGCTCAATGGACGCTTCTGATACAAGAAAATTTAATCGGATAAAAATTGTTGGAAATGAAATCTGGATTTTTAATCACGGAAAAAATTATGATAAAGACGGACAAATAAAAAAATATAATTATTGCGGAGAATTTATCGGAACTAAAACTTGGGAAGATGGAGATTACTATGAAATATAAAAAACTAATGGCAACAATGTATAACCGCAATTACGGCGGATTCGACTTCGTCCGAATCCACTCGGAATTGCTAAGGCTTGTGTTTAATCCGAAAATAATCGCTAATTTAACCCATAACTGACGGTTATACGAGACCGTTAGCTTTAATGCTGGAGCAAGTTTGCGGTTTGAAAAAAGCCTGGTTTATTTTTCGATTTTTTTTTAGAATTTTAAGGTAGATAAATCAGAAAAACTGTGTGCGGAATTTGAAAATTTTCGGAATTATCACTCAAACGTGGAATGAAAAACAACAGCGGAATTGCTTACTCAAACTCTGAATTGAATTACGGTTGACTTTTTAGCTTGTTTGCGCAATCGGAAGTGGAATAATAACGCTGGAATTACTCACTCAAACCTGAATTAAAAAACGGTCGGAATTTGAGCAAGTTTACGAATGAACTAAAAACGGAAATTAAAGAAATTGGAATAAAATGCTGACCGAAAAACAAAAAGCGGAATGAATTATAAAAGCACTAAAAGCTAACAACGTGTATAATTCATTACGGCGGAATTTCCTCGCGGAAATTCCAATCATTTTTGCTATCTTTCGTTCTTAATCGGAAAAATCCGCTGGATTTTCCCGTAACGAAATCATACACAAACACGTTAGCTAAAATACGAAACAAAAATCAGCGAGTTCAATTGAAGATTGTGTTTTTTTTTCGAGTTTTACCTCAAATCTGAAACTCAAAGTTTAATGGAAAACTCACTCAATTCGCAAAGCAGAAACGGATTAAATTGACTGAAAATCTTTGCGCGGAGAAATTAAAAATTAAATAAAAAAATTAGAACTCGATGGACTTAAACTTACTCGGTTCGATAAATTGGAATGGATAAATCTTTGCGGATAAAATTTTCTTAGCACTACTCTATTTTTAAAATCTTTGCGGAGAAAAAGTAAAATTCGTTTTCAAAAAAATATTAAAGTTCGGCTGATTAAAACGCTCAGAAACGATAAAGTGGAATCGACAATCCTTATGCAAAAGTACTTTAGCTAACAACGTTTATCTTCAATCGTGGTGTCGTGTCCTGCGGACACGAACGCTTACGCGTCAAAGTCATTTCTTTTTACTATCTTCATTTTCTAATTTCCACAACTGAAAGATAAACAAGACCGTTGGTAAAAATGCATAATTACAGCGTGGTAAACTTCAAGTTTCATTTCCAAAACAATCTCTTTCTCGGACGAAAACTTAAAGAAATTTGACGAATCTAAACGGATAAAAAATCACTCAGAAGAAAAGCTGTTTTGAAAAACTTTGCGCAGAGATAATTAAAAATCCTAAAGAAAATTTGAACTCAGCTAAAAAACTTACTCAAACTCGAGGAACCGAAACCGATAAATTGTTGCGGATAAAAATTTCTCAGCACTACTCTATTTTTCAAAACTTTGCGGAGAAAAAGTAAAACTAAAATACGTTTTCAAAAGAGAATTAAAACTCGGCTGACAAAGAACTTAAGAAACGATAAAGTGGAATCGATAATCTGGACGCAAAAGCACTTTAACCAACAACGTTTATCTTCAATCGTGGCTTTGTGTCCTGCGGACACAGACGATGGCGCGTCGAAGTCATTTCTTTTTACTATCTTCATTTCCTAAATTCCCACAACTAAAAGATAAACAAAACCGTTGCCAGTAATTTGAAAGAAAAATGGAAATTACTAAAAAAGAAGTTGAAGAATTAATTGAACTAGAAGAAGAAAATACTTTTAGTAAGCATCTAAAAAATGTAATTAACCGAGACTTTCGGAAAAAAGGAAAAATCAGTACGAACGAAATAAAATATTGGAAACAAGGTTTTTGGAATAAGACTATTTATCCAGTTTTCACATTTGAATTTAATAATGAAAATCATTTAATTAATATTTCAGACCAAATAAATCCTATTGGTAAAATCTTGAATATAATTATATTTCTTCCATATTCAATCTTGTTTTTGATTCCTATTATAAATGATTTTGAAATTTTAAAAAACTGGAGATTTATTTTAATTTTTGTAGTGATCTTAGCTCTATCAATTATCCTAATTAAAGGCGTGTACAAATTTGAAAAACAAAACCAGCTTGAATATATTATTGAGTTTTTAGATTTGGAAATTTTAGATAAAAAAAGGGGAAAAGAATGGACTTTAATAAAAATACTGACTCGAATTTTTACTTATCCTATATGCATCGGACTTATAATTTTAGCTATTTCGTCTCTTTTTCCTGATGGAGAAATAAAATTGGGGTTGATAAGTATTACTATAGCAGGAGCCTATTTATTTACTGATTTAAATATATTGTTAAGAAAAAAAACTACTGGCAACAACGTATAACAACAATTGCGGTTTTGTGTCCTGCGGACACAATCGCGCAAGCATAAAAGTCAGTAATTTTTGCTATCTTAATTTTAAACCAACCCGCAACTGATTGTTATACAAGACCGTTGTAAAACATATGAAAAAAGTCCTGCTAACATTTATAATCGGAATTTTAATTTGCTCTTGTTCAACTACTAAAATTGGAAACAAGACAAAATATTTCGATGAGAATAATATAGAAATCAGTAAATCTAAATTTAACCGAATTCGTTCAACAAATAAATTATTAGATATTCCCGGAGATTCTACAAATCATAAAAAATTGACTTTAAGAGAAAAACGTGGAAAAATAACAAATAGAGCTTTATTGGAATCACTACTTGAGAAAGAAACAAATCAAGAATTAGATTCTACAAAACCAATAGTTATAATTTATTATCCAGGAAAAGACCCTTGTAATTCAAGTGGTTCAGCTACAAAAGAATCAAGGAGAAATTGGTTCGGACAATTAGAGGATGGAATAAATCAAGTTGCTCAAACTAAACCGCTTTACATTTATAAAGATAAAGATGGTTTGGAAAAATATGATGGTGTTTTGACTTGGCACAAAGACCCAGAAGGAACAATTGAAAGGCTGTTTTTTAAATATCATTATCCTTGCAGTAGTTTTGTAGTAATATCAAAAGATGGGAATTACATTAGTTATTTAGGAGAATTCGGAAAACAATATGTTTGGGAAGCAACTCAACTTATGAATAAATAAATACGTTTTACAACACCGTATATAATTTATTGCTAGTTCTAGCCTACTTACGAAAATCCTCGCGGATTTTCTATTAGGTTTTTATTTGCTAAATTACGTGCTAAATCACGCAACAAACCATATACAAACACGTTGGCAATAATTTGAAATGACAAACAAAATCTGGAATTATATAAAGAAAAATAAAACTGTTTGTGTTCTGAATATCATTGTATTTCTGATTTTAGTCGTTCCCTACTCTTACTCTTTCGGAAATCAATACGAAACGGAAGAATTACATTGGACACAAAATTTTGTGTTTAAAGAAATTGACCTGATTATCTTTTATCTACCAATTCTGATTTTGACAATAGGATTTCAACTCACTAAAAAAGCCATTTGGAGAAACACACTTCTGATTTTGAATTTAGTTGTCTCAATTCTTTATTTTTTTGGAGCATTATATTCATTATCATTTCCGATTCAGGACTTTTCCCCTGGAATTGGAAATTTATTGATTCTTACTTTATTTCCTTTAATTATTATTATTTTTAAAATTGAGCAATATGAACGGAATAAAAACAAAAAAACTATTGCCAACAATGTATAACCGCAATTACGGCGGATTCGACTACGTCCGAATCCACTCGGAATTGCTAACGTCTGTGCTAAACCGAAAAATTTGCGTACTTTAACCCGTAACTGACGGTTATACGAGACCGTTACCTGCAATTAGAAGATGAAGAAAATTTATACAACTATAATCATAATAGGAATCATTGCCGAAATAGTTCTTTTATTCTTTTTTGACAAGAAAATTGCTGCTTATGGTCCTGTAATATTTTGGGGCATTGCGCTGCTCGGAATTCTTAATTACGGAGTGAATATTTTTAAATTATCAGACTCTGTAAAAAGAACAAAACCTGAACTGTATAAAAAACATAGTTTCGGAATTATGATAACTAGAAATGCCTTGTCGGACAAAGAATTTTTAGAAGCATTGGATGATTCCGAACAGAGAATAATTAAGAATAATAAAACAATATTCAAGTTTTTATTTCTATGCTTTGGGCTGTTTGCGATTTCCGCAATAGTAATTGTGTTAAAGTAAAAACCTGAATAAAATAAAAAAAGCAGGTAACACGGTATATAGCAAATAGGGCGTTTGGTAATTCACGAAAGTCCCGTGGTTATTTGAAACACCGCCAAATCGTTGATTTGGCTTTTAAAATGAATAAGATAAAAACAAAATACAACGTTTTGGCTCAGTGCGAAATTGAAAGTTCATCGCTTTCTACTGCCCTACTTGCCATATACTAAACGTTCTACGCAATTTGATACAAGCATTGTGCTGAACAGAAAATTGATTAATAAAATATAAAATTATGGAAACAACATTGATTCTCGGATTTGTTATTTTGACCATTATATTATGGTTTTGGGCAATTATTGACATAACAAGGTCGAGATTTAAAAGTCCGAATATGAATACAATTTGGCTTTTAGCTGTTCTATTTTTTCCAGTTTTAGGTTCAGTCTTCTATTTTCAATTGAGAAAAAAGTTTGTAACGAAAGAACCGAGAAAGTTTCAACCGAATTTTAACAGAACGGAATTAAAAACGACTGAATAAATAACTCTAAAGCGGAACTGAACGCTGAATTTAATATTGCGGAATTGTTACTCAGACGGAATTTATAAAAGTTGCGTAAAATTGAACTGAAAAAAGAATTTACACTTGCGGAATTTAGCAAGTTTACGGAATTGAAAACTGAACAAAAAATTAAGTGGAATAAAAAACTGCGTAGAACAACGTGTATATTCAATTGCTAGCTTCTAGGCTACTTTGGAAAATCCTCACGGATTTTCCATTTAGTAATTATTTGCTAAATTTAGTGCTTAAACCACGCAACTGAAACATACACAAAACCGTTGTGCAACATTAAAACCAACTAAATGAATAGTTCAAAAATTGAATGGATTTACCTAAATAACGAAGAAAATACTGAAAGATATATTTTAGGCGAAAACGGAAAAAATATTGTTGCGTGTATTGGGATTAACCCAAGTACAGCGGAACCGAATTCACTCGACCCAACTCTCAAAAAAGTAAAGCGTGTGTCGGAATTTAATGGGTTTGATGGTTGGATTATGTATAATGTTTATCCACAAAGAGCAACTGACCCAAACGATTTGGACGCTGAACTTAACAATGACAAACGAATTAAGAACAGCGGAACTATTCGACAATCAATTAAGCATTTAGGAATTGATACAATTTGGGTTGCTTATGGCGATTTGATTGAAATCCGAAATTATCTACCTTATTGTTTAGCCGATTTATTTATGAAATTAAGTGACCTAAACTTAAATTGGAAAATAATAAAAAACACAACTAAAAAAGGACATCCAAGACATCCACTATATCAAGTATCGGAAAGTGAGCTTTTGGATTTTGATATGAAAAAGTATATTAACGAGATAATCAAACCCAAAACGGCTGAATTTGACAAAATTTACGTTGACGGTATTGAACTTAAATAATTTATAAATGAGTGCATTAAATAATTTGATAAACCAAAAAGTTGTCGCTACAATTGAAGGTGAAGACAATGAATACCAAATCGAGGGAATTGTAACAGGAGTTGACGTTAATGATTTTTATTTCCACGAAAAAGGAGAGCCAATCTATATAAGTGTATCTCTAAATCCGAATGAAGATTTGCCAAAAGAAATTGATATGGAAGAAATGATGGAAATACCTTTAGACAGAATAAGAAAAGTGTAAAATAACGTTGCACAACAATGGCTATAAGTAATTGCTTGTTCTCGCCTACTTCTGAAAATCCTCGCGGATTTTCAGTTTGGTGTGTACTTGCAAAGTTAAGTGCTAAACCACGCAACTACTCATAGCCGAGACCGTTGTAAAACATAATGAAACAAACTTTAAGCATATTAATAATTCTTTTGACATTCCAAATGTCATTCGCTTGTAGTTGTGGAAAGTATCGGACTTTTATATCTGCGAGTAAAGACAGTGAATTGGTAATTAAAGCAAAAGTTTTAAAACACAATTATTACAACCGACAGAAGCAATCCGTTTCTAAAAATGAAATTGATGAAACTGAGTATTTCGGACATTCAATTCTTGTAGAAGTTCTGGAAATAATAAAAGGACAAGAAAAAAGAAAAACTTTTGAAATTTATGGCGCATCGGAATGGAAATACTCTTTGGATTACTGTAAAAGCAAAATTGACGGAATGGAAATTGATAAAACCTATGTTTTTTCATTATATCAATCTATAGAATCTAAACATAGTCAACCGAATGAAAATGAAGACGATTATTCACTTTATGCCTGTCAAGAATCGTACATCGAATATAATGACCAACCAAACATAAAATGAATAAATTCACAGTTCTTTTATTACTCATAACAATCGGAATTATTTCCTGTAAAAATTCAGGAAAGGAAATTGACAAATTGGAAATTGCTAAAGAATTCTACATTGCGATTGACAATTCAAATCCTTTAAAAACGACGGAATTAATAACCGAAAAATTTACGACCATTGACGACGGATTTGAACAAAAATATAGCGGAAATGAATACGCTGAATGGGTAAAATGGGACTCTGTATTCCAACCAACTTACGAAATACTCAAAATCGAAAAAGAAAATGGAATTGTAAAAGCTAAAATTTCAAAAACGGACAAGCGAATTTCCTTTCTTCATCACGAACCTATTGTTACGGACGAAATCATACAATTTGAGGGCAATAAAATAAAGAATATCAATAGAACTTCCGCTTCGTTTAACGTTGAAGAATTTGTTAAAAACAGGGATGAACTTGTAAATTGGATTACGGAGAATCAACCTGAATTGAATGGATTTTTGAATGACCAAACAAAGAGTGGCGGAATGAATTATTTAAAAGCGATTGAACTGTATAAAAACAAAAAATAACGTGCTACAACAACGTGTATAGCTCATTGCGGCTGAATTCCTAATCGGAATTCATTGCAATTTGCTATCTTTCGGTTACAGCGGAAAATCATAGCTGATTTCCCGCAACGTGCCATACACAAACACGTTGTGTGCAAGCGTAAGAACGAACGTCATAAAAATAATATTTCCGAAAATTATTCCCCTACATCTTCAAAATCGACTAACTCATATAACGGAGAACTTTGAAAGAAAAATTTAAGCAACGGAATGTGTGCCGTACCAAATAAAATCAATATTCTGTCGTTCTCGTCAAAACCTATTTTCTGAATATTTCGGTAAATCCTTAAATTTCTGTTTATCCAAAACATAGAAAGAGCATCAGCACCTTCAAAGTTTTCAGAATCAAATTGTCCGCCTTCAATGTATGAACCAAAATATCTGTCAATAACTTTTGCAGAATTGAGATATTTAAAACTTTCAAGCAACGTATGTTTAGTTCTCATTTCATCTTGATGTTCATATAGCTGATTGTATCGTTTATGAATATCATCATCGCCACCGAAATGATGTTTTTCTAAAATTTCATCAATGTAAGTTTTTGGAGAAAGTGAATCTTTATGGTCTCGTAATTCTAGAATAAGAGGATAAGCATCCACACCATAAATAGTGTCCAACTGAAATCTATCGACCAATCGCATTCCGATTTGACTTCTTTCACTAGCATATAATGCTTCTTCACCTTTTTTATATCTTTTTAAATTATTGATTAAATACCCCGTATTTCTTCCTGACTCGACTACAATTTTGGTAGGCATAAATTCTGCAAGATAATCAAGTAATTCTTTCAGTTCTGTCTGTCTTTTTTTAGAGTAAATATTGACTTTTTTTTCTTCATCCGTTTTATGAGCATCCAATCCATAATAACTGAAATGCCAACTTCCGACAAGTAAGACCTTGGGCAACTTTTTGTTTCCAACCAAAATAGAATCAGGGTTAGAAAAACTTTGTGCAAACCCTGTAAACATTGTTAAATAACAGGCCAATGATAAAATGTACTTTTTCATTGTTTTTAAATTTTAATACATCAAAACTCTTCAAAATTATTTCCAGTATTAAACTTTTTCGACAAACCCTTTTGAATCATCTACAAACAAAAAAACAAGTTTGTATTTATATATCTAATTTTACAGAAATTTAATTCTGATGATTAAGGGAACACTTACCGTTAAAAAAGAAATCATATTTCATATTGCCTTTTGGATAATTTGGTTGTATTTTAATATGACCTCAATGGATATAAACGGAGCGGTTTCTTTCAAAAAAGGGTTATTTCCTTGGACTTCATTGGTCGTGAATATGGCTACATTTTATGTAAATTACCTTGTCGTATTACCAAAGGTTTTTAAACCATTCGATTGGAAGAAATCAAGTTCAGGATTAATAGTTTTATTGTTGTTTTTTATTGGTTTCCGATATTTTATAGAGCAATTTATTTCACTTTTACTTTTTGATAAACAAAACTATTACAACCACAATATTGCCTATTATGTATATGACAATTTGTATTTTGCTGTCAAACCCATTTTGTTGAGTACAATATTTTGGCTTATTGTATTTATGATAAGGCTTTTGGAATACAACAAAATTATTTTGGGAGAAAATAAAAACACCGAAATCAAATTTTTAAAAGCGCAAATAAATCCTCATTTTGTGTTTAATACCTTAAACAATATTTATTC carries:
- a CDS encoding PLD nuclease N-terminal domain-containing protein — protein: METTLILGFVILTIILWFWAIIDITRSRFKSPNMNTIWLLAVLFFPVLGSVFYFQLRKKFVTKEPRKFQPNFNRTELKTTE
- a CDS encoding DUF1643 domain-containing protein, whose product is MNSSKIEWIYLNNEENTERYILGENGKNIVACIGINPSTAEPNSLDPTLKKVKRVSEFNGFDGWIMYNVYPQRATDPNDLDAELNNDKRIKNSGTIRQSIKHLGIDTIWVAYGDLIEIRNYLPYCLADLFMKLSDLNLNWKIIKNTTKKGHPRHPLYQVSESELLDFDMKKYINEIIKPKTAEFDKIYVDGIELK
- a CDS encoding DUF5694 domain-containing protein is translated as MKKYILSLACYLTMFTGFAQSFSNPDSILVGNKKLPKVLLVGSWHFSYYGLDAHKTDEEKKVNIYSKKRQTELKELLDYLAEFMPTKIVVESGRNTGYLINNLKRYKKGEEALYASERSQIGMRLVDRFQLDTIYGVDAYPLILELRDHKDSLSPKTYIDEILEKHHFGGDDDIHKRYNQLYEHQDEMRTKHTLLESFKYLNSAKVIDRYFGSYIEGGQFDSENFEGADALSMFWINRNLRIYRNIQKIGFDENDRILILFGTAHIPLLKFFFQSSPLYELVDFEDVGE
- a CDS encoding histidine kinase: MIKGTLTVKKEIIFHIAFWIIWLYFNMTSMDINGAVSFKKGLFPWTSLVVNMATFYVNYLVVLPKVFKPFDWKKSSSGLIVLLLFFIGFRYFIEQFISLLLFDKQNYYNHNIAYYVYDNLYFAVKPILLSTIFWLIVFMIRLLEYNKIILGENKNTEIKFLKAQINPHFVFNTLNNIYSMVYFKSEKSLPAIEKLSQIMRFTTYETQKEKIKLQDEINYIQAYIELEQLRHQEHAFIHFHTEIENENIEIPPYILSPLVENAHKHGIASNEKPIEIQLKVSTQKLIFISQNEIGTQKKDKLGGIGLDNLRKRLEIYYPNCHSLNLTNQNNRFIAKLQICFR